The genomic interval CCGTCTTCTTGGCTGCCGTCTTCTTGCGCGCCGTCTTGCCCCACCCTCGCTTCAGGTTCTTGTAGGACTTGCTGGACACCGTGGAGCGGCTCTTGGGCCGCGACGTCCCCGCCCGCTTGCGACGGTTGATGTTGGCCACGAGGCTGTTCTTCTTCTGCGCCATGAGGGGCTCCCCTTCCTGAAGCGCAAGGTCTGCACGGCCCCCCTGCCCCTGCAACCGGGTCCGGGCATGCCCGCTTCCTCGCATCGAGTAGCATGCCCGGTCCCGGCCAGCGCCTCAGCGGCCACCTGCCTCGGAGCCATGCGTGACACGCACGCCCCTCTTCACCGCGGCCATCCTCTGGGTCCTCGCCGCCTTCCCCGCGATGGCCCAGGGGGAACCCCGCTTGAAGGCAGTGCTGGCCCAGTGGGATCAGGACCCCCACGGGGACCTTCGTGGCGTCATCGTGCTGCGCAACGGGCGGACCGTCGCGGAGCGCTACTACCAGGGCGAGAAGGCCACCTCCCTCCACGACATCCGCTCGGCGGGCAAGAGCGTCACGTCGCTCCTGGTGGGGATTGCGATCGACCAGGGCAAGGTGAAGAGTGCCGAGGACGCCACGGGCACCTATTGGCCCGAGGCCCGGGGCACGGCGCTCGGGGATGTTCCTCTCAAGGATGTCCTGACGATGCGCTCCGGCCTGGCGGCGTTCGACGCCGACGACGCCTCGCCCGGCCATGAGGACAGGCTGGACGAGGCGGCCGATCCGCTGGCGTTCATCCTGGCGCTGCCGCGCGCCGAGCCCCCGGGCTCGGTCTATCGCTACAACTCGGTGACCGCCTCGGCCGCGGGCATCGTGGTGGCGAAGGCGGCCGGCGAGCGCATGGCCGAGTTCGCGCGCAAGAAGCTGTTCGCGCCCCTGGGCATCCAGCGCTGGCAGTGGGCCTCGGATGCCGCGGGCTACACGAAGGGCCAGGGGAACCTGTCGCTGACGCTCCGGGATTTCGCCACCCTCGGCGAGATGGTGCGCAACGAGGGGGTTTACCGTGGGCGCCGGATCGTGAGCGCGGCCTGGTTGCGCCAATCCCTGGCGCCGGCCGCCGTCATCTCGGACGTCGATCCCTATGCGGACGGGTATGGCTACTTCTGGTACTCGAAGACCCACACCCTCAACGGGCGGCCGGTCCAGGTGTCCTTCGCTTCGGGCAACGGCGGCAACAAGCTCTACATCGTCCCGGAGCGGAAGCTGGTCGTGGCCATCACGTCCAGCGCGTATGGCCGAGGCTACGGCCAGCGGCGCTCCGAGGACATCCTCAAGGCCGTGCTGGCGGCGGACGCCCAACGCTGACCGCCGCTCACGGTGCGCTCGCAAATCGAGTGTCCGCTATCGGCACCGGCCCCGGGCACAAGCATCCGGACAGGGGCCCGAAGATGCGGATCCGGACAGAGGGCCCCTCTTTTCACCCGGCCCCGCGCGAAGTGCGGCATGGTGGGCCGAATGGAGATTGCCGGACCGCCCGTGACACCCACTCCCGACGAGACCACCCGCCGCCTCACGCTCAAGCAGCGCTACGACCGGTACATGGCGCGCTTCAAGGAGTTCCTCTCCCGCTACGGCATGCTGGCCATCGCCGTGCATGCGGTGTCCTGCCTCATCTTCTACCTGGGCTTCGTGCTGCTCATCCGCGCGGGCTTCCAGTTGCAGAGCACCGAGGGCACGGTGGGAGCCTTCGCCGGGGCCTACGTCATCTACAAGGCCACCCAGGTTCCGCGCGTCGCCCTGACCTTCCTCATCACGCCCTTCATCGACCGGATCATCCGGCGGATGCGGAACAAGGGGCAAGGCCCCTCGAACCCCTCCACGCCCTGAGCGGTGGACCGCAAGTAGCAAGATGGCTCCCTGGCTCCTTCCATACCGCCTCCCCTTGGCACTCCCAGGCTGTGTCCTGATGATGGCATGTGCTGGAAGCCCAGGCCCCAACCGTCCAGGCCGTTATGCCTTGGACAACTCCGCATCGGCGGCTTGCCGGAACAGCCCTGTCCACTGTGCTTCCTTGGGAGAGCGAGTCCCGCTGAAAGGGCCAGGACAGGCCGTGGCAACCGCCAGCATGACGGCCCAACGGACGCTCCGCGTTCTCGATGAGGCCACTCAGGCTGCCATCGAAGAGGAATTGGTCCGGTGTGCGGATGAAGCCCGCTCCACGGTGCTCCTGAAGCACCGGGCTTCCTTCAAGGCACAGGCTCCATCAGAAGCAGAGTGCAAGCAGTGGGTGAAGGACGCCACGGGACGGCGGGTGACCCAGGCCATGTTGCTTGGAACGGAGATGCATCATGCCGCGCGGCGATGCATTGACGAGAAACTGCAGAAGCTACGGCCAGGAGGATTCAGCCTGGAGCCTCGGTATGCCTATACCCTGGATACGGGTACAAAGCGGTGGATTAGCCCCAAAGAGGAGCAGGCCTTGGAGCATTCGGGGAATGGTGGCGAGCTGTCAGGGACCCTCAAACCGGATGTCGTGCTCCACTCGGGAAATCCTCTGGAGGTAAAAGCCACTTATGACTTCAAGTTCCCTTGCGTGAACACGGATGAGGCTCCGCGATGGAGCCGGTATCCCGATGGCCATCCGTATGAGGATTTCACCCAGGGCCAGATGTATGAAAAGGCACTGGGTGTCAGACCCGCGCGGGTCGTTCCTCGGCTGGGGATCTTCCGTTGATCCAGCGCTACCCCAGAATCCGAATCCACTCGGAGGACGGAACGCTTCTCGTCCGTGAGGGGCTGAGCATCTCCTTCTTCATGCATTACACCCACGCCGAGATCGCCCAGGGAGTGCTCAAAGCGCTGGAGCACTACCGAAGCGCCGTGGGTCCGGAGGGCCTGGGCCTCTATGCGGATGATGAGGGAGGATGGTGGACGCTGGATGCAGAAGGATGGGACGCCGTTCGCCACCAACTGCACCATCCGCACCGGGCCAGTGTCCATCTTGTGGGTACATCCGCCGAGCAGCGCCGTTACCGGTTCGATTACGACGGCAAACGGCTTGGGGCTCCTGCCCTTGCCCGTGAGCCCGGCGCGGTTTCCGCCGTGGCCTTCTGGCTTCCGACCGAGTACCTGGAGGCCCAGGGTCCTGAACAGGTCCGTGCGCTCGCGATGACCTTGGCAGCCCCGCTCCCGCTCTGTTCCGGTCATGCGGGACTCGCTTTCAACGGAGCGCTGGACAGGGCCAGCGTGAAGCAGGAGCTCCACCCGTGGCGTTTCCGTTACCCCGGGCTGGATATTCTCGATCTGGACAGGCACTCCTGGAACCTTGGCACCCGGGTGCGTACGGTCTCCTGGCTCACGTTCCTGGGCGCCCCCGTTCTGGAGGAGCTGGGAGGGGCGGCGGCCCTTCGCTCGCTGTTATCGTGGCCTGACACCCAGGTGGAAGCGATGGAGGGAGGACGTGCCGTCGTCACCTTGGGAGCCGCTCCTGAAGCGGGCGACACGGAAGCAGGTGAGCTTCTTCCAGGCTATCGGGAACTGGCGCACGTCTTGGAGCCTTGGCTTTATCAAGAGCCCTTTCAGCCAGGATCGGGCTTCACCGAAGACGAGCTGCGCCGCTGGGAGCGCCGGTTTCTCGACTGATCCACCATTCAATCCCGCTCCAGTGCCTGCATGTAGAAGGAGTCCGCGATGCATCACCTGGCCCTCGTGGCGTTCGATGTCCCCAGCATGGAGCGGTTCTACCGGGAGTACTTCGGCTTCCGGCCGGGACATGGCCCGGGCTTCTTGTTGGATGAGCGCGGCTTCCTCCTGTCGGTCGAGCCCGCCCCCGCGCCCCCCGAGATTCCCTCGTGGTTGCACCATGGCTTCCACCTCGCCTCGCGTGACGCGCTCGTGGCGCTTCACGAGCGCATGCGGGCCCAGGGGGTGCCCATCGTCGATCCGCCCAAGGACCAGGGGCGGACCTCGGTGTTCTTCTGCCGCGACCCGGGCGGCTACCTCGTCGAGGTCCGGGCGCCCCTCGCGCCTTAAGCGGAAGCCCCGCCCTCCCCCTCCTGGACGTGCAGAAGGGGGAGTCGCGGGGGGCCTGCGCCCACTACGGCTTGGTGAGGAGTTCGACCTCGGCGAGCGTGACGCCCGCCGGGCCCGTCAGCTCAAGGCGGTAATGGGTGTAGATACCCGGCGTGGAGACCCGGAAGGGGCGCGTCTGCGAGCGCCAACGGAAGGTCTGGTCGCTGCGCTTGTCGAGGAGCGTGTAGATCACCCCGTCGTTCGAGCCGCTCAGGGTCCAGCCCGTGGGGTCCGTTCCCGTGGTGCCCGACGTCAGCGTGTAGAAGGTGACCTTCTGCCCTCCCGAGGCGAACAGGTGCTGCACCACGGGGTTCGCCGCGGTGAAGCTCACGCTCGTCGCCGAGGTGTTGTCGAAGAGCGCGGCCACGTTCGTGCCATCGCTCGACGTGGCCTGGGTGCCCACCGCGATGTCCCGCAGCGGACTCGGGATGTTGTCATCGGTGGTGAGCGACGGCGGCGCGTTCTCGGCCCCTGCGCCCCAGGAGGAGGGCGAAGGGCCCATGTCGAAGACGAGGGTGGCGCCCTCGGCCAGCAGCGCATGGGGCACGTAGGTCTTCGCGTACGGCTGCCCGTTGATCGTCAGCCCTCGCACGTAGATATTCTTCGGGCTGTTGTTGGGCGCGTCGATCTGGATTCTCTTGCCGTTCTCCAGGTGGATGACCGCATGCTTGAAGAGCGGTGAGCCGATGACGTACTCCGCGCTGCCCACTTGGAGCGGGAAGAGGCCGAGCGCGCTGAAGAGCTGCCACGCCGACGTCGCCCCGTTGTCCTCGTCACCGACGTAGCCCTGGCCGATGTTGCTGCCCACCCAGAGCCGCGCGAGCGCATCGCGGACCTTCTCCTGCGTCTTCCACGGCTGTCCGGCGTGGAGGTACATGTACGGGATGTGG from Stigmatella aurantiaca carries:
- a CDS encoding serine hydrolase domain-containing protein; translation: MTRTPLFTAAILWVLAAFPAMAQGEPRLKAVLAQWDQDPHGDLRGVIVLRNGRTVAERYYQGEKATSLHDIRSAGKSVTSLLVGIAIDQGKVKSAEDATGTYWPEARGTALGDVPLKDVLTMRSGLAAFDADDASPGHEDRLDEAADPLAFILALPRAEPPGSVYRYNSVTASAAGIVVAKAAGERMAEFARKKLFAPLGIQRWQWASDAAGYTKGQGNLSLTLRDFATLGEMVRNEGVYRGRRIVSAAWLRQSLAPAAVISDVDPYADGYGYFWYSKTHTLNGRPVQVSFASGNGGNKLYIVPERKLVVAITSSAYGRGYGQRRSEDILKAVLAADAQR
- a CDS encoding FAM210 family protein gives rise to the protein MTPTPDETTRRLTLKQRYDRYMARFKEFLSRYGMLAIAVHAVSCLIFYLGFVLLIRAGFQLQSTEGTVGAFAGAYVIYKATQVPRVALTFLITPFIDRIIRRMRNKGQGPSNPSTP
- a CDS encoding DUF3396 domain-containing protein, translating into MIQRYPRIRIHSEDGTLLVREGLSISFFMHYTHAEIAQGVLKALEHYRSAVGPEGLGLYADDEGGWWTLDAEGWDAVRHQLHHPHRASVHLVGTSAEQRRYRFDYDGKRLGAPALAREPGAVSAVAFWLPTEYLEAQGPEQVRALAMTLAAPLPLCSGHAGLAFNGALDRASVKQELHPWRFRYPGLDILDLDRHSWNLGTRVRTVSWLTFLGAPVLEELGGAAALRSLLSWPDTQVEAMEGGRAVVTLGAAPEAGDTEAGELLPGYRELAHVLEPWLYQEPFQPGSGFTEDELRRWERRFLD
- a CDS encoding VOC family protein, with the translated sequence MHHLALVAFDVPSMERFYREYFGFRPGHGPGFLLDERGFLLSVEPAPAPPEIPSWLHHGFHLASRDALVALHERMRAQGVPIVDPPKDQGRTSVFFCRDPGGYLVEVRAPLAP